One window from the genome of Nitrospirota bacterium encodes:
- the gltX gene encoding glutamate--tRNA ligase — protein MVEKVRVRFAPSPTGFLHLGGARTALFNWLYARRHQGIFILRIEDTDRSRSTDESIEEIIEGLKWLGLDWDEGPFRQTDRFDVYRSYVDKLLKEGNAYYCYCSPEELEERRKDALAKGMPPKYDGRCRNIERVQGFKGSRVQEKNAAVRFKMPQEGQTVVDDLIRGRVVFENAQLDDLIILRSDGTPTYNFVVVVDDIDMKITHVIRGDDHLNNTPKQVHIYRAFGYEPPLFAHLPMILGSDKTRLSKRHGATSVTAYRDLGYLPEALLNYLARLGWAYGDQEVFSKEELIEKFSLENVGKSPAVFNPEKLLWLNSQYINQSTEISLIGLIRPILIKEGIIREGQGLDREWLSKAIITLKERSRTLLELANSLRYYIAEYVEYNPEAKEKFLNNKSLPYLVELRDALASLDNFTSPEIEKIFMSIVNKHGIKLGNLAQPVRVAITGNTVSPGIFEVLEIVGKEKTIKRFEKAIKVIGVNYQ, from the coding sequence ATGGTAGAAAAAGTACGTGTGAGGTTTGCCCCGAGCCCTACTGGTTTTTTGCACCTCGGAGGCGCAAGGACTGCGCTTTTTAACTGGCTTTATGCGAGACGCCACCAAGGCATTTTTATACTCAGGATAGAGGATACAGACAGGAGCCGCTCTACAGATGAGTCAATAGAGGAAATTATTGAAGGGTTGAAATGGCTTGGCCTTGACTGGGATGAAGGGCCTTTCAGGCAGACAGACAGATTTGATGTTTATCGCAGTTATGTGGATAAACTTTTAAAAGAAGGCAATGCCTATTATTGCTATTGTAGCCCTGAGGAGCTTGAGGAGAGGCGTAAAGATGCCCTTGCAAAAGGGATGCCTCCAAAATATGACGGTAGATGCAGAAACATAGAAAGGGTTCAAGGGTTCAAGGGTTCAAGGGTTCAAGAGAAAAATGCTGCGGTGCGGTTCAAGATGCCTCAGGAAGGCCAGACAGTTGTTGACGACTTAATCAGGGGCAGGGTGGTCTTTGAAAATGCCCAACTTGATGACCTTATAATCCTCCGCTCTGATGGAACTCCCACCTATAACTTTGTTGTTGTGGTTGATGATATTGATATGAAGATAACCCATGTCATAAGGGGAGATGACCACCTTAACAATACGCCAAAACAGGTACACATATACAGGGCATTTGGCTACGAGCCGCCTTTATTTGCACACCTTCCAATGATACTCGGCTCTGATAAGACCAGGCTCAGCAAGCGCCATGGAGCAACATCTGTAACAGCGTACAGGGATTTGGGCTATCTTCCTGAGGCACTTCTCAATTACCTTGCCCGCCTTGGGTGGGCTTATGGAGACCAGGAAGTCTTTTCAAAAGAAGAATTAATAGAAAAATTCTCTCTCGAGAATGTAGGAAAGTCTCCTGCTGTTTTTAATCCTGAGAAGTTACTCTGGCTTAACAGCCAGTATATAAACCAATCTACCGAAATAAGTCTTATAGGACTTATAAGACCTATTCTTATAAAAGAGGGTATAATCAGAGAGGGGCAGGGGCTTGACAGAGAATGGCTTTCAAAGGCGATTATTACATTGAAGGAGCGGTCGAGGACCCTGCTTGAGCTTGCGAATTCATTGAGATACTATATTGCTGAATATGTTGAATACAATCCAGAGGCAAAAGAAAAATTTCTCAATAATAAGAGCCTTCCATATCTTGTCGAGTTAAGAGACGCCCTCGCTTCTCTTGATAACTTCACATCGCCTGAGATCGAGAAGATCTTTATGTCCATTGTTAATAAACACGGCATCAAGCTCGGCAACCTCGCCCAGCCTGTACGCGTCGCCATTACAGGTAATACGGTCAGCCCTGGAATCTTCGAGGTGCTTGAGATTGTGGGGAAAGAAAAGACGATAAAAAGGTTTGAGAAGGCAATAAAAGTGATTGGTGTCAATTATCAGTAA
- a CDS encoding CDP-alcohol phosphatidyltransferase family protein, producing the protein MLSAKLGHFLDKPLTPVAKKINVNPNILTISGFIISVIAAFVIPYNLRAGGILIIVGGLFDMFDGIVARTNGRATDFGAYLDSVLDRYADAFIFLAIAWYLASTGNHTGAFLSIGTMVGAFLISYARARAEGLGKDCHTGLMERPERVVLLAFGAISGWLVPVLWLMLILTHVTVIQRIYHVRRLIK; encoded by the coding sequence ATGCTTAGTGCTAAACTCGGCCATTTTCTTGATAAGCCCCTTACCCCTGTTGCAAAAAAAATAAACGTTAATCCTAACATCCTCACAATTTCTGGCTTTATAATAAGTGTTATTGCCGCCTTTGTCATTCCTTATAATCTCAGGGCAGGAGGCATTCTGATTATTGTTGGCGGGCTCTTTGATATGTTCGATGGAATTGTTGCGAGGACAAATGGCAGGGCAACTGACTTTGGGGCATATCTTGATTCTGTACTCGACCGCTATGCAGATGCCTTCATCTTTCTGGCCATTGCATGGTATTTAGCTTCAACTGGAAATCACACAGGCGCTTTTTTAAGCATCGGCACTATGGTTGGTGCATTTCTCATAAGCTACGCAAGGGCAAGGGCAGAGGGCCTTGGGAAAGACTGCCACACAGGACTCATGGAACGCCCTGAAAGAGTGGTGCTTCTTGCTTTCGGTGCAATAAGCGGATGGCTTGTGCCTGTGCTCTGGCTCATGCTAATTCTTACCCATGTAACAGTAATCCAGAGAATCTATCATGTGCGGAGATTAATTAAATGA